Proteins encoded in a region of the Mucilaginibacter sabulilitoris genome:
- a CDS encoding DUF5060 domain-containing protein gives MKPGIKPSYIKSSYMQRCICIVAYFLVGSLCLIKCYASDVPKVERWGRYEITLKGPVTGNPYTDVTLKATFSKGTDKVTVNGFYDGDGVYKIRFMPAKTGVWNYVTASNLAALKNKTGSFQCVSAAGDNHGMVRVWDTYNFKYDDGKVFYPFGTTAYAWTHQGEELEQLTLKSLKNAPFNKVRMCVFPKYYNYVTNEPELYPYEKISSAKGANGRVKFVWDFKKFNPAFFRHLENRIDDLNALGIQADVIIFHPYDKGHWGFDSMGKANDLFYIKYLIARLSSFRNVWWSMANEFDYIKSKPREVWDTYSAAVVNNDPYRHLCSIHNGSVYFDNWKSYFTHVSIQNGAPVEDFGRAVLLRDVYFKPVIYDEVCYEGNLPLRWGNLTGQQMTEAIWQGIIAGTYVTHGETIKTKGDTIFWAKGGVLKGESPARIAFLKNIMEQGPGPLKLADPWKDNQTAQTDSTYYLIYFGKQTQKDWAFSLPKKNGPPAGTKFKVDIIDTWNMTITPLNEVFETAAPDGYRIYDTHGKKVKLPDNPYMALRIKQVK, from the coding sequence ATGAAACCAGGCATTAAACCCAGCTATATAAAGTCAAGTTACATGCAAAGATGCATTTGCATTGTCGCTTATTTTTTAGTGGGCTCATTATGCTTAATAAAATGCTATGCCTCAGATGTGCCGAAAGTGGAGCGCTGGGGTCGGTACGAAATAACGCTGAAAGGTCCGGTTACCGGCAATCCTTATACTGATGTTACCTTAAAGGCAACGTTTTCCAAAGGAACGGATAAGGTAACTGTAAACGGTTTTTACGATGGTGATGGTGTGTACAAAATCAGGTTTATGCCTGCAAAAACCGGGGTATGGAATTACGTTACTGCCAGTAATTTAGCTGCCTTAAAAAATAAAACTGGTTCATTCCAATGCGTGTCTGCGGCCGGCGATAACCATGGCATGGTGAGGGTATGGGACACCTATAACTTTAAATACGACGATGGCAAAGTGTTTTACCCCTTTGGCACTACTGCTTACGCATGGACCCACCAGGGCGAAGAATTAGAACAGCTTACTCTAAAAAGTTTAAAGAATGCACCGTTCAATAAAGTAAGGATGTGCGTTTTTCCGAAGTATTACAACTATGTAACCAACGAGCCTGAGTTGTATCCTTATGAAAAAATATCATCAGCAAAAGGTGCCAACGGCAGGGTAAAATTTGTATGGGACTTTAAAAAATTCAATCCTGCATTTTTCAGGCACCTCGAAAACCGGATCGACGATTTGAACGCATTAGGCATACAGGCCGATGTGATCATTTTTCACCCTTACGATAAAGGCCACTGGGGCTTTGACAGCATGGGCAAAGCAAATGACCTGTTCTATATCAAATACCTGATTGCAAGGCTATCATCATTTCGTAACGTGTGGTGGTCAATGGCCAACGAATTTGACTATATCAAAAGCAAGCCACGCGAAGTATGGGATACTTACTCGGCGGCTGTAGTAAACAATGACCCGTACCGTCATTTATGCTCTATACATAATGGCAGTGTATATTTTGATAACTGGAAATCCTATTTCACCCATGTAAGCATCCAGAACGGCGCGCCGGTTGAGGATTTCGGCCGAGCGGTTTTACTGCGCGATGTTTACTTTAAACCGGTAATTTATGACGAGGTATGCTACGAAGGGAACCTGCCGCTGCGATGGGGTAACTTAACGGGGCAGCAAATGACCGAAGCCATATGGCAGGGTATTATTGCCGGCACCTACGTTACCCACGGCGAAACTATAAAAACAAAAGGCGATACTATTTTCTGGGCAAAGGGCGGTGTACTAAAGGGAGAAAGTCCCGCCCGCATTGCCTTTTTAAAAAACATTATGGAACAAGGCCCTGGTCCGCTAAAATTGGCCGACCCGTGGAAAGACAACCAGACTGCGCAAACAGATAGCACCTACTACTTAATTTACTTTGGTAAACAGACACAAAAAGATTGGGCGTTTAGCCTGCCTAAAAAGAACGGCCCACCAGCCGGGACCAAATTCAAGGTAGATATTATTGACACCTGGAACATGACTATCACTCCGCTTAATGAGGTTTTTGAAACCGCGGCGCCCGATGGTTACCGGATATATGATACGCACGGCAAAAAGGTTAAACTGCCGGATAACCCATATATGGCACTGCGCATTAAACAAGTAAAGTGA
- a CDS encoding transketolase: MRNMIAENELIAKSVNYRKKILKYIVGAKAGHTGGSLSCVDILNVLYNSVLNVSPDNFTSPDRDRYIQSKGHCVEALYVVLADKGFFPEDDLNTLCQYKSHYIGHPTRKVHGVEQNTGALGHGLPISVGTALAAKMDNKAYRVFTLLGDGELPEGSNWEAALTAAHYKLDNLCAIIDNNKLQITGSNAEVCNTAPIDTKFESFDWAVKHVDGHDIKALNEAFAALPFEKGKPSLIIAHTIKGKGISFMENSVKWHHGVPDKEQYETAIAELDEVMTGAN, translated from the coding sequence ATGCGTAATATGATAGCGGAAAATGAATTGATAGCCAAGTCGGTTAATTACCGTAAAAAGATCCTCAAATATATTGTGGGCGCTAAAGCCGGGCATACCGGGGGAAGTCTTTCTTGTGTTGATATATTGAACGTTTTATACAACAGCGTTCTGAATGTATCGCCCGATAACTTTACATCACCAGACAGGGACCGATATATCCAAAGCAAAGGCCACTGCGTGGAAGCACTATATGTGGTACTGGCCGATAAAGGCTTTTTTCCGGAGGATGACCTGAACACTTTATGCCAGTATAAATCGCATTACATTGGTCACCCTACACGTAAGGTGCACGGGGTAGAGCAAAACACCGGCGCATTAGGCCATGGACTACCTATTAGTGTAGGCACCGCCCTCGCTGCTAAAATGGATAACAAAGCTTACCGGGTTTTTACACTTTTGGGCGATGGCGAATTGCCTGAGGGCTCCAACTGGGAAGCAGCACTTACCGCGGCCCATTACAAGCTCGATAACCTTTGCGCTATTATTGATAACAACAAACTGCAGATCACCGGCTCTAACGCCGAGGTTTGCAATACCGCCCCCATTGACACCAAGTTTGAGAGCTTTGACTGGGCAGTAAAACACGTCGACGGGCACGATATAAAAGCCCTTAATGAAGCCTTTGCCGCTTTACCTTTTGAAAAAGGGAAACCAAGTCTCATTATAGCACACACCATAAAAGGCAAGGGTATAAGTTTTATGGAGAACAGTGTAAAATGGCACCACGGTGTACCCGACAAAGAACAATACGAAACAGCCATAGCAGAACTGGACGAGGTTATGACCGGCGCTAATTAA
- a CDS encoding sugar ABC transporter ATP-binding protein: MLAAENICKRFSGVTALDNVNLRLEAGKVTAIIGENGAGKSTLMKILSGVYDDYEGNIIFKGNAVRFKNTREAQHTGIAIIHQELNLVPHLTITENLFLGRELTNSWGMLDKKAMRLRTEELLQKLKLQVSADSLITDLKVGQQQVVEIAKALLYDAEVIIMDEPTSAISESEVEVLFENIANLKSQGKAIAYISHKLNELFKIADHYTVLRDGKTIESGEMKGITHDVLIHKMVGREIEIVRNSNAAIAKNVLLKVDGLCLNKPGNDQKQLLKNICFELYSGEILGIFGLMGAGRTELMETLLGMHPGLTQAAITLNNRPVKFKSAAEAIKAGIALVPEDRKKDGLVLGLDVKTNISLSSLDKMQGSGLINNKTELELAHKYIKALKIKTPSEKQMVKNLSGGNQQKIVIAKCLSTQPKVLMLDEPTRGIDINAKNEIYKLMAELAASGLGIIMVSSELPEIMAVSDRILVMAEGAITAEFEANKATENNILKAAIADIN; encoded by the coding sequence GTGTTAGCAGCAGAAAATATATGCAAAAGATTTTCGGGTGTAACCGCGCTCGACAATGTTAACCTCCGGCTCGAAGCCGGAAAAGTGACTGCTATCATTGGCGAGAATGGTGCGGGTAAATCAACGCTCATGAAAATACTTTCGGGCGTGTATGACGATTATGAGGGTAACATTATTTTTAAAGGGAATGCCGTACGTTTTAAAAATACGCGCGAAGCACAACATACAGGTATCGCTATTATTCACCAGGAACTAAACCTGGTACCTCATCTTACCATAACGGAGAATTTATTTTTAGGACGGGAGCTAACCAACAGCTGGGGCATGCTTGATAAAAAAGCCATGCGCCTGCGGACGGAAGAATTGCTACAGAAACTTAAATTACAGGTAAGTGCCGATAGCTTAATTACCGATTTAAAAGTGGGCCAGCAGCAGGTGGTTGAAATTGCTAAAGCTTTGCTTTACGATGCCGAAGTAATTATCATGGACGAGCCTACCTCAGCCATCAGCGAAAGTGAGGTGGAGGTACTGTTTGAAAATATTGCCAATTTAAAAAGCCAGGGTAAAGCCATTGCTTACATTTCGCACAAGCTGAACGAGCTCTTTAAAATAGCTGATCACTACACCGTTTTGCGCGATGGTAAAACCATTGAAAGCGGTGAAATGAAAGGGATAACGCATGATGTACTGATCCATAAAATGGTTGGCCGCGAAATTGAGATTGTGCGCAACAGCAATGCCGCCATAGCAAAAAATGTATTGCTAAAGGTAGATGGACTATGCCTTAACAAGCCGGGTAACGACCAGAAACAACTGTTAAAAAACATTTGCTTTGAACTTTACAGCGGCGAGATATTGGGCATTTTCGGCTTAATGGGCGCGGGGCGCACCGAACTGATGGAAACATTGTTGGGCATGCACCCAGGCCTTACGCAAGCGGCCATCACGCTCAATAACCGACCTGTAAAATTCAAATCGGCAGCCGAGGCCATCAAAGCCGGGATAGCGCTGGTACCTGAAGACCGCAAAAAAGATGGTTTGGTTTTAGGGCTTGATGTAAAAACCAACATTAGCCTGAGCTCGCTGGATAAAATGCAGGGCTCAGGGCTTATCAACAATAAAACAGAATTGGAACTGGCACATAAATACATCAAAGCATTAAAGATCAAAACGCCGTCTGAAAAACAAATGGTTAAAAACCTGAGCGGGGGCAACCAGCAAAAAATTGTGATTGCCAAATGCCTTTCAACCCAGCCTAAGGTACTGATGCTCGATGAACCAACCCGGGGTATTGACATTAATGCCAAAAATGAAATTTATAAACTAATGGCCGAGCTGGCCGCGTCGGGTCTGGGCATCATCATGGTTTCATCGGAGCTGCCGGAAATCATGGCTGTATCCGATCGTATACTGGTCATGGCCGAAGGTGCCATAACCGCGGAGTTTGAAGCCAATAAAGCTACTGAGAATAATATACTTAAAGCAGCGATAGCTGATATCAATTAA
- a CDS encoding sigma-70 family RNA polymerase sigma factor, whose translation MHKSTTDLSIIVHDIALHNSEQAYKQLFNMLFGPLKRFAVSIIKSNELAEEIAGDVMITLWRNRVQLLSIQNIKVYAFVMAKNTALNMLKKQSGNMVSLDETNIDITFDSLTPEQILINEEFKKSIELIVQALPPRCKMVFKLVKEDNLSYKEVAQILDISTKTVDAQLVTAIKRISCAIKSEYNLI comes from the coding sequence ATGCATAAGTCAACTACTGATTTATCGATCATTGTACATGATATCGCGCTACACAACAGTGAGCAGGCATACAAGCAGTTATTTAATATGCTTTTTGGCCCACTGAAGCGTTTTGCGGTATCTATCATCAAATCAAACGAGCTGGCCGAAGAGATTGCGGGCGATGTAATGATCACGCTTTGGCGTAACCGTGTTCAGCTGCTCAGCATTCAGAATATAAAGGTTTATGCTTTTGTAATGGCTAAAAATACCGCGCTCAACATGCTTAAAAAGCAATCGGGCAATATGGTATCATTAGATGAAACCAACATTGATATCACTTTTGATAGTTTAACCCCCGAGCAGATACTGATCAACGAGGAGTTTAAAAAAAGTATTGAGCTTATTGTTCAGGCCCTGCCCCCGCGCTGCAAAATGGTGTTTAAATTGGTAAAGGAGGATAACCTAAGTTACAAAGAAGTGGCGCAGATACTTGACATTTCAACCAAAACAGTTGATGCACAACTGGTAACAGCCATAAAAAGAATTTCCTGCGCTATTAAAAGCGAGTATAATTTAATCTGA
- a CDS encoding DUF2291 domain-containing protein: MAKKTLKYLVAVIVVVFLAWNSVYFKKLSDVKASVVKQFNAAVYARNYVDKQLLPSAGKATDIDQLLTLLKDKPDSTFKSYSHTMDIGNIRFFMTSGKGMVTSIDDNDVYLLTPNKQTVKIATEYIFGNALRDAPGIISINDFTNTMDLNNVSAEVNKIVRSEVVPAFKSKVKKGDTVTFAGAFELNQAHINLNNIEIIPVSLKTIN; the protein is encoded by the coding sequence ATGGCAAAAAAAACACTTAAATACCTTGTGGCTGTTATCGTGGTTGTTTTCCTGGCCTGGAATTCAGTTTATTTTAAAAAACTGAGCGATGTAAAAGCGTCTGTTGTAAAGCAATTTAACGCGGCTGTTTACGCCCGCAACTATGTTGACAAACAACTATTACCATCGGCGGGTAAGGCTACTGATATTGACCAGTTGCTGACCTTGTTAAAAGACAAACCCGACAGCACTTTTAAATCATACTCACACACCATGGATATCGGTAACATCCGGTTTTTCATGACTTCAGGAAAGGGTATGGTTACTTCTATTGATGACAATGACGTTTATCTGCTTACTCCAAATAAGCAAACTGTTAAAATTGCCACCGAATACATTTTCGGAAATGCGCTGCGCGACGCACCGGGCATCATCAGCATCAATGATTTTACCAACACTATGGACCTTAACAATGTATCGGCCGAGGTAAATAAAATTGTGCGCAGTGAGGTGGTTCCTGCCTTTAAAAGTAAAGTTAAAAAAGGCGATACTGTAACCTTCGCAGGGGCTTTTGAGCTTAACCAAGCGCACATCAACCTTAATAATATTGAAATTATTCCGGTATCATTAAAAACAATCAATTAG
- a CDS encoding ABC transporter permease, with product MILTQQRTQLAKFQSLIALVLLCIGISLMSDKFLTVDNAWNVMRQISVNICISVGMTLVVLTSGIDLSVGSVLAFCGAITAGLLKSGIELPSNNLYIGFTILGAILVGLIAGALLGLFNGWTITRFKVPPFVATLAMLTIARGLTLLWTKGFPISNLGNSFAYIGTGWFLGIPLPVWISAVVIVSAVVITQKTALGRYIYAIGGNEHASKLSGININKVKLIVYSIAGVLAAVGGIMVTSRLDSAQPNAGISYELDSIAAVVIGGTSLSGGRGTIMGTVLGAIIIGVLNNGLVLLNVSPFWQQVVKGGVILLAVIIDKANSKND from the coding sequence ATGATTTTAACACAACAACGTACACAACTGGCCAAGTTTCAATCGCTCATAGCGCTGGTGCTGCTTTGTATAGGCATCAGTCTCATGTCCGACAAGTTTTTAACTGTCGACAATGCATGGAACGTGATGCGGCAAATATCGGTTAACATCTGCATATCCGTTGGAATGACGCTGGTGGTGTTAACATCAGGCATCGATCTTTCAGTGGGCTCTGTACTGGCCTTTTGCGGCGCTATCACCGCCGGGTTGCTCAAATCGGGCATTGAGTTGCCATCAAATAACTTATACATTGGTTTTACCATACTTGGGGCTATACTTGTGGGTTTAATAGCAGGGGCCTTGTTAGGCTTATTTAACGGCTGGACAATCACCCGTTTTAAAGTGCCGCCCTTTGTAGCTACGCTGGCCATGCTCACCATTGCCCGCGGCTTAACGCTCCTATGGACCAAAGGCTTTCCGATATCAAACCTGGGGAACAGCTTTGCTTACATAGGTACTGGCTGGTTTTTAGGTATCCCGTTACCTGTATGGATTTCGGCAGTAGTTATTGTTTCAGCTGTAGTTATCACCCAAAAAACAGCTTTGGGCCGATACATTTATGCCATTGGCGGAAACGAGCATGCCTCCAAATTGTCGGGCATCAACATTAACAAAGTAAAACTTATTGTTTACTCCATAGCTGGTGTACTGGCCGCGGTAGGTGGTATCATGGTAACCTCGCGGTTGGATTCGGCACAGCCTAACGCGGGTATCAGTTACGAACTTGATTCTATAGCTGCCGTAGTAATAGGCGGCACGTCCTTGTCGGGCGGTCGCGGAACTATTATGGGAACAGTACTTGGCGCTATCATTATTGGTGTGCTAAACAACGGCCTTGTGCTGCTCAATGTATCGCCTTTCTGGCAGCAGGTTGTAAAAGGCGGCGTGATACTTTTAGCGGTAATTATTGATAAAGCCAATTCAAAGAATGACTAA
- a CDS encoding FGGY family carbohydrate kinase yields MTNNYILAVDQGTSSTKSIIFDTHGKVVAKATEPLKTHYLAGGFVEQEPDAIYQNVLDAVKKCSDTFTSTGGNLADIRCCGISNQRETFIVWDKAGKPLYNAVVWQCKRSVSVCEQLKEQGLEQLIKERTGLIIDPYFSGTKLIWLYQNNTQVKQAIDNSEAYFGTVDTWLLYKLTNGKVYSTDHTNASRTLFFNLKTLTWDKEILAAFGLSGLNLPQIKPSASLYGESDFGGLFDAPLEITSMIGDSHAAAFGEGCFEPGTAKATLGTGCSILMNIGDKATNSANGMVTTICWSTEERVDYALEGVIVSCGATIEWLKNELGLFADSHQTEQMATSVPNNNGVYIIPAFSGLGAPHWDMNRKAKIVGLTFDCNKNHIVRASLETIPFQIKDVITAMETDTGIALLKLMVNGGITANHFVLQLIADVLECELVKQDTPDISALGAAYLAGLQAGIFKNLQDISSLKNEPVNFTQTDTENNMQQYYEEWLSYIKKVK; encoded by the coding sequence ATGACTAACAATTACATACTTGCGGTTGACCAGGGTACCAGCAGTACCAAATCCATCATTTTTGATACCCATGGTAAAGTTGTGGCCAAGGCTACTGAACCTCTTAAAACTCATTATTTAGCCGGCGGGTTTGTGGAACAGGAACCTGATGCCATTTATCAGAACGTGCTCGACGCGGTAAAAAAATGCAGTGACACGTTTACATCTACCGGAGGTAATTTAGCCGATATCCGTTGCTGCGGCATATCAAACCAGCGCGAAACGTTTATAGTGTGGGACAAGGCAGGCAAGCCTTTATATAATGCTGTTGTTTGGCAATGCAAGCGATCGGTGAGCGTTTGTGAGCAGCTTAAGGAGCAAGGCTTAGAACAATTAATAAAAGAACGGACAGGGCTGATCATCGATCCCTATTTTTCGGGCACTAAACTGATATGGCTCTATCAAAACAATACACAAGTTAAGCAGGCTATTGATAACAGCGAAGCTTATTTCGGCACGGTTGATACCTGGCTGCTTTATAAACTAACCAATGGCAAAGTTTATAGCACCGACCACACCAATGCATCGCGTACACTATTCTTTAATCTCAAAACACTTACCTGGGACAAGGAAATTTTAGCCGCGTTTGGATTATCAGGATTGAATTTACCGCAGATAAAACCATCGGCCTCCCTTTACGGGGAGTCTGATTTTGGGGGTTTATTTGATGCTCCGCTGGAGATAACCAGCATGATTGGCGATTCGCACGCGGCTGCATTTGGCGAGGGCTGCTTTGAACCCGGCACAGCAAAAGCCACATTAGGCACGGGTTGCTCTATCCTCATGAACATTGGCGACAAGGCTACTAACTCGGCCAACGGCATGGTTACTACCATTTGCTGGAGCACAGAAGAACGCGTTGATTATGCTTTAGAGGGTGTAATTGTATCGTGCGGGGCAACGATTGAATGGCTAAAAAATGAGCTTGGCTTATTTGCTGATAGCCACCAGACAGAACAGATGGCCACCAGTGTACCCAACAATAACGGCGTTTACATTATACCTGCGTTTAGCGGCCTGGGTGCACCACACTGGGATATGAACCGTAAAGCGAAAATTGTGGGATTGACCTTCGACTGCAATAAAAATCATATTGTAAGGGCTTCCTTAGAAACCATCCCCTTCCAGATCAAAGATGTCATTACCGCCATGGAAACCGATACCGGGATAGCGTTGCTAAAACTTATGGTTAATGGCGGCATAACGGCCAACCATTTTGTTTTACAACTGATTGCCGACGTACTGGAATGCGAGCTTGTTAAACAGGATACGCCTGATATATCGGCACTGGGCGCGGCTTACCTGGCCGGGTTACAAGCAGGCATATTTAAAAACCTGCAGGATATCAGCAGTCTGAAAAACGAGCCGGTTAATTTTACCCAAACCGATACTGAAAATAACATGCAGCAATATTACGAGGAATGGCTATCATATATTAAAAAGGTTAAATAA
- a CDS encoding FecR family protein — protein MPHNRILQLLARKVAGEATADELSELQNLLEQHPDNVYIEEILTQLWAKQAVDDTEQELEYLKHKLKYTADFEAEEETVTRNLYPKIKHYLAIAAICLLTIAGVVYYRVFTANTPVALTEISAGKGVRKKIILPDGTQVWLNSNSRLTFNNNLSTAPNRMVTLTGEAYFDVVKNKHRPFIIQTNKVSIKVLGTAFNVKAYPTDSITETSLIRGSIELTLADNQHQKILLKAGEKLLLADKNTASKGAPLPAAITEKQKLSIENIKPVEIESQQYIEETSWITDKLIFKNESFSQLAPRLERWYNVKIHINNIAVNDFHFTGVFQNETIEQALKAMQLIRPFKFKISNDEININ, from the coding sequence ATGCCACACAACAGGATATTACAGCTATTGGCGCGTAAGGTAGCCGGCGAAGCTACTGCTGATGAATTGAGCGAATTGCAAAATTTGCTTGAACAGCATCCTGATAACGTATATATTGAAGAGATATTAACCCAGTTATGGGCAAAACAAGCCGTTGATGATACCGAACAGGAACTTGAATATCTCAAACATAAATTAAAATACACCGCAGATTTTGAGGCTGAAGAAGAAACAGTTACCCGCAACCTTTATCCAAAAATTAAACATTACCTGGCCATAGCAGCCATATGCTTGTTAACCATAGCAGGAGTGGTTTATTACCGTGTGTTTACCGCCAATACGCCGGTTGCACTTACCGAAATTTCAGCAGGCAAAGGTGTCCGTAAAAAAATAATACTGCCCGATGGTACGCAGGTATGGCTTAACAGCAACAGCAGGTTAACTTTTAATAATAATTTAAGCACTGCCCCCAACAGAATGGTAACACTCACCGGCGAGGCTTATTTTGACGTAGTTAAAAACAAGCACCGCCCGTTCATTATACAAACCAATAAAGTTTCCATTAAGGTATTAGGAACAGCTTTTAACGTAAAAGCTTACCCCACCGACAGCATCACAGAAACATCATTGATCAGGGGATCAATTGAGTTAACCCTGGCAGATAACCAACATCAAAAAATATTATTAAAGGCCGGTGAAAAACTCCTGCTGGCAGATAAAAACACTGCAAGTAAAGGAGCGCCTCTGCCCGCCGCTATTACCGAAAAACAAAAACTATCTATTGAAAATATTAAACCTGTGGAAATTGAAAGCCAGCAGTATATTGAAGAAACATCGTGGATAACTGATAAGCTGATTTTCAAAAACGAATCATTCAGCCAGCTGGCCCCCCGGCTGGAGCGCTGGTACAATGTCAAAATACATATAAACAACATCGCGGTAAATGATTTTCATTTTACCGGGGTTTTCCAGAACGAAACTATAGAACAGGCCTTAAAGGCCATGCAATTAATCAGACCATTTAAATTTAAAATAAGCAACGATGAGATAAACATTAACTAA
- a CDS encoding D-ribose ABC transporter substrate-binding protein codes for MRYFKVLLLLVLVFAGCKNRSDSAKQKKMAIIVSTLNNPWFVFLAQTAAAQAKTLGYESKIFDSQNNTALETDHFENAIASGYSAILFNPTDANGSVVNVLKAKKAGVPVFCMDREVNTADGATSQILSDSYSGSVSIGKYFVQSMHKKGKYVELLGLVADNNTWSRSKGFHSLVDYYPGLKMVAQQSADFDRNKAMEVMESILQAHPDIDAVFCGNDAMAMGAYQALVAAGKANRVKVFGFDGAEDVVQAIKENKIAATGMQFPKVMAQTAANYADEYFKGKRDFPKKIPVAVELVTNDNINDYIAYGKKD; via the coding sequence ATGAGATATTTTAAAGTATTGCTGTTGCTGGTTTTGGTTTTTGCGGGTTGTAAAAACCGGTCCGACTCGGCAAAGCAAAAAAAGATGGCCATTATTGTGTCTACACTCAATAATCCGTGGTTTGTTTTTTTGGCGCAAACAGCTGCCGCGCAAGCCAAAACGCTGGGCTATGAATCTAAAATATTCGATTCACAGAATAATACCGCGCTGGAGACCGACCATTTTGAAAATGCCATCGCTTCGGGCTATAGCGCTATTCTGTTTAATCCTACCGATGCCAACGGCTCTGTAGTAAATGTTTTAAAAGCCAAAAAAGCCGGTGTACCCGTATTTTGTATGGATAGGGAAGTGAACACCGCCGATGGGGCTACTTCTCAGATCTTATCCGACAGCTATTCGGGCAGTGTATCTATCGGTAAATATTTTGTGCAGAGCATGCATAAAAAAGGCAAATATGTGGAGCTGCTGGGCTTAGTGGCCGATAACAATACATGGAGCCGGTCCAAAGGTTTTCACAGTCTGGTTGATTATTACCCCGGTTTAAAAATGGTGGCCCAGCAAAGCGCCGATTTTGACCGGAACAAAGCCATGGAGGTTATGGAATCTATACTGCAGGCACACCCTGATATCGACGCTGTTTTTTGTGGCAATGATGCTATGGCCATGGGCGCTTACCAGGCCCTGGTTGCCGCCGGCAAGGCAAACCGTGTTAAAGTGTTTGGTTTTGACGGCGCCGAGGATGTAGTGCAGGCCATTAAGGAAAATAAAATAGCGGCCACGGGCATGCAGTTCCCCAAGGTAATGGCGCAAACCGCAGCCAATTATGCCGATGAATATTTTAAAGGCAAGCGCGACTTCCCCAAAAAAATACCTGTTGCTGTTGAGTTGGTTACCAACGATAATATAAACGACTACATCGCTTACGGTAAAAAAGATTAA
- a CDS encoding transketolase family protein gives MGAVIENTTINGKPNQDIFSATLQELATIDKSIVAVTSDSRGSGKLVKFGADLPEQIVEIGIAEQNLVGVAAGLASAGKKAFAVSPACFLTARALEQIKNDVAYSNNPVRLIGISAGVSYGALGSTHHSLHDFAVLRAINNLIIAAPADNFETREAVKQAVKTNQPLYLRFGKKAMPALTDDENISFEFGKGRVIKEGDDLTIIATGETVYPALQAAEKLEQEQGIKAAVVSMHTIKPFDAELVLRLAEKTGAIITVEEHSIYGGLGEACASLLLANGYHKPFKIMGIPDEYTVTGSQTEIFNHYGLSADGIALAVTKLLVKQ, from the coding sequence ATGGGAGCAGTTATTGAAAATACAACTATAAACGGTAAACCTAACCAGGACATATTCTCGGCTACTTTGCAGGAACTGGCCACTATTGATAAAAGCATCGTGGCTGTTACCAGCGATTCAAGGGGCTCGGGCAAGCTGGTTAAATTCGGTGCCGACCTGCCAGAGCAAATTGTGGAGATAGGCATTGCCGAACAAAACCTGGTTGGTGTAGCCGCCGGACTGGCTTCGGCCGGTAAAAAGGCTTTTGCCGTATCACCTGCCTGCTTTTTAACCGCACGGGCATTGGAACAAATTAAAAATGACGTAGCATATTCTAATAATCCGGTGAGGCTCATCGGCATAAGCGCCGGTGTAAGTTATGGGGCGCTGGGTTCAACTCATCATAGCCTGCATGATTTTGCCGTGTTGCGTGCTATTAATAACCTGATCATAGCAGCCCCGGCTGATAATTTTGAAACCCGCGAGGCGGTGAAGCAGGCCGTAAAAACCAACCAGCCATTGTATTTACGTTTTGGCAAAAAAGCCATGCCCGCTTTGACCGATGATGAAAACATAAGCTTTGAATTTGGCAAAGGACGCGTGATTAAGGAAGGGGACGACCTTACGATCATAGCCACCGGCGAAACCGTTTACCCCGCTTTACAGGCTGCCGAAAAACTGGAACAGGAGCAAGGCATTAAAGCCGCCGTGGTAAGCATGCACACCATTAAACCGTTCGATGCAGAACTGGTGTTACGCCTTGCGGAAAAAACCGGAGCCATTATCACTGTTGAAGAACACAGTATTTACGGAGGCCTGGGCGAAGCCTGTGCTTCGTTACTGCTGGCCAACGGCTATCATAAACCATTTAAAATAATGGGCATACCCGACGAATACACAGTCACGGGTTCGCAAACAGAAATATTTAATCACTACGGCCTGTCGGCAGATGGGATTGCGCTGGCCGTAACAAAATTGCTTGTTAAACAATGA